Part of the Zea mays cultivar B73 chromosome 4, Zm-B73-REFERENCE-NAM-5.0, whole genome shotgun sequence genome is shown below.
CGATTAACTTGACCATCTATAATTAAAAGAGAAGCAAATAAAGCAATGGCACAACGGCCTGTCTTCGTCTCTTGGTAGATAGATTCCATTATATATATATCAACATATACACGGATATGTACAGACTTAGTAGTACACCACTGGAGACTTCAGTTTCAGTCCAGATAAAACAAGCCGCCGATTCAGATAGATCAGAAAAACTTGCTGATTTTTCCTGAATCAGGGTGTCAAGAGAAGACACAGACAAAGACGAACCTAGCTAGCCAGCAAAGCTAGCTCTCTATATCCCAAGCTTCAGATCTAACGTCGCGTCCAAGCTGCCATATCCATCGCTCTTTTGTGGCAATGGCGGCGGCAGGTTGAGGTCCAGCGTGGTGGCCGGCGCCGCTTGTGACGACGACGTTGCCGACGGGCTGCAGGCGCCAGGTGTTGCGATCGCAGCCACCGTCGTCGTCCCCTCCGCGCATGCCGTCGTCCTCTCCCAGTGGCACCGTTTGTGCCCGCCGAGAGCCTGCCCGGTCGCGAACCCCCGAGCGCAGACGCTACACTTGTGGTCGTCGTCACACCTTGGAACGGTGGGCGGCGGCGAAGAAGCCGACTTGCTGGCGCCGCAGGTCACCTTCTTGGCGCTAGGCGAGGCGCCAAGGACACTCTTCTTGCCCTTGCCAGCGCCGGCGGGGCGTCCGCCGCCGAGCATGAGCAGGCTCGTGGCGGTCTCGCGCTCCTGCTCGGTGAACTGCAGGTCCGCGGCGGCCACGACGGTCCGGTGTTGGCGGAAGTGCGGTGGCGTCATCCCGCGCCACTGACGCTCCGGGTGGCACCGCATGTGGCCGAACAGCGCCTTCCACGACGGGAACCGCTTGCCGCACTCGGTGCACGGCGGCGTGTCGTCCCCCGTGGGCGACGACCGCACCCGAGCGACGCCGCCGCCGTCGGGGGAGAGCGCGCGGACGACGAACACGGGAGGCGGAAGCGGAAGCGGAAGCGCGAGAGACAGCGTGAGCATCGTGTCGTGGTGGGGCGCCGCCGGCAGCGGCAGTGGCTGCGGAGGACgacgagcaggagcagccgcggCAGGCCGGACCGGAGTGGCCATGGCGAACCACCAAGGATTGATCGATCGGGGAGGCTGGGCGACGAGGGAAGTGGAAGTTGCATTTGCGAAGGGAGCGGGGGCGATATGTAATGTACGGACGCGCTCCTGCTGTGGCGGTTGCCGACTTGACGGCCGGCGGCGGTTGCTTGCTACCCAGCGTGCATCTTGGACATGGAAGAAAACGCCTTCGGGCTTGCCGTTGCCGGCTAGGCTTGCTTCTTTTCCGCCTATCCGTTATTAATTGGGCCAAGGAGAGCTAACATTGGAGTACCATGATTGATTCGTTTGCTGCAAGTTTATACAAGAGCCCAGCCCATGCATTCCCAGGCCGGCCAGCCTTTGTGTCGT
Proteins encoded:
- the LOC100286013 gene encoding zinc finger protein ZAT3, encoding MATPVRPAAAAPARRPPQPLPLPAAPHHDTMLTLSLALPLPLPPPVFVVRALSPDGGGVARVRSSPTGDDTPPCTECGKRFPSWKALFGHMRCHPERQWRGMTPPHFRQHRTVVAAADLQFTEQERETATSLLMLGGGRPAGAGKGKKSVLGASPSAKKVTCGASKSASSPPPTVPRCDDDHKCSVCARGFATGQALGGHKRCHWERTTACAEGTTTVAAIATPGACSPSATSSSQAAPATTLDLNLPPPLPQKSDGYGSLDATLDLKLGI